In Garra rufa chromosome 14, GarRuf1.0, whole genome shotgun sequence, the genomic stretch TTTACATAAAGGTGTATTTTGAATATAGTTGTTAAATGGGTTGTATGACAATATTGTACATATACATTTTGGTTATGTCTTTGTGGTAATTTCTTTTTTTCAGCTTGTTTAAAGCACCCAACACAAAGCTGCTATGAGTTCTTTAAatggatttttttctcagaatatcaCCATTGTTCATCCAGAATTCTTTTTCATCACAGGACTTTCAAATATACCATATAGTAGTTATTActatattttcttatttattgtttattttaaaactgTACTTGGGAACTCTGTTGTGCTTCTCGTCATTGCTCTTGAACGAGGTCTGCACAGTCCGAAGTACATTGGTGTGTTTAACTTGGCCTTGGCTGATATTGGTGTAACTACTGCAGTGATTCCTAACATGAtgaagacttttttttctgactcaCAGTACATCTCCTACAATGCTTGCTTGGCAAACATGTTTTTTGTGAACCTTTTTATTGCTGTGCAAAGTTTTACTCTTGTTGTTATGGCATATGATCGCTTCATTGCAATTTCCTTTGCATTACGGTATCATGCCCTAGTAAATAATAATGTCATGACCTTAGTGCTTCTAGTATTATGGGCATTTAACACTTTTGTGGTATCCCTGCCAGTGTCTTTGATATCTCGACTTTCATTCTGTAAATCCAATGTGATAGAGAGTTATTATTGTGCTTATGGACCAGTGTATAGGTTGGCATGCAATGTCAACAGCATTAATATGTTTATGACAAACTTCAGTGCAGTTTTGTTCTTTGTAGCACCATTATTCATTATATTTCTGTCATATATGGGCATTTTTGTTGCTTTAAGTAAAATAACAACTTGGGAAGCCCGTTTAAAAGCACTGAAGACCTGTGTTTCTCACCTTTTGTTGGTCGGAATATTTTTTCTTCCTGTAATATCCATTTTCATTGCTACATCAATTACTTCCCTCACTCCCAATGCCAAAGTCATGAGTGCATCTCTTTCATTTGCTCTTCCACCGATGCTCAATCccattatttatgttttaaacacaGCTGAAATCAGAGTCTTAATTCGAAAACTTCTTAACAGAAGATCTGCAGCAATTGGAAAGAGCATTTCAAAATGACTGTAATGATTGTTTGTGGTCTTCAGTCATTAGGCATTAAATTACAttgtatatgaaaatgtactgtatgtatatttttttttttacaaattatttccacatttttttccaAACAAGATCCAGTGTGTGGAAAATAAAAGTGTACAAGCAGAAAATCGTTAAACTCACTCTGCTGCAGTACATTAAGTAGGCGTTTGAGTTTGTGTTGATGTACAGCAGAAGTGTGTACTTGTGCTCTTAATTACTGAcacaaagacaaaacaaacaaacaaacaaacaaacaaaaaccacaaGCAAACTAGACTgaaaaaacagacattttttaaaatgttttttttttttaataacccaAATGTTGTTAACTGTCATGTTTGCTTATATCattcaaataatgttaatgttttcaTAATATATTCCTACTTGAATGTGCAATCCATAGTCCATTTTCACTTCAGCTTGTAATGTATTTCATATTTCTGCTGGCCTCTgagcaataaataataaaatctaaaaatgaaccaacatcttgaatatatctttatttaaaaatcttaaaactaaacatgtatTTGCATTATCATGGGCCATGTTTtgccctaaggaaaattaaccatggtattATTATTAAGCCTATGGTAAACGTAAAAACtacagttatttttttataagggtagctccctaaacctgttttaaaacaatgtgaatatttgtcagCTAAATTTCTACGCTTTATAATTGTTCGTTAGCAGTTCAAtgcttaagtaaacaaagacaaaactacagtagtctatttacagatgttaCTGTAACTGATCTGCACTTTAGGTCCTAAAAAAGACAGATTTGTTTCTGCTCCACCTGGACACTTCTACTCCACTCTTGAGTCTTGTGTCCTTTTGGCGGACACGCGGATGCGCGGAGCATGCGCGAGgcgaaacgcgtgccagtcaagactaaccgatttatgatttattagagttttataaTTGAATGGataattctgaaataaccactttagtacattaggctggcagcaaaaacaataacaacaaaaatattaaataataataataataaaaatgagagGGTatgggccaaattggctgccaggccactgggaattctcccggttctcccgatggtcAGTCTGCCCCTGCATTGTAGCACCATTAATCATTGAAGTCTTGTcatatatggatttttttttcttgctttaatcatttttaaaagcactgaagaccttttttttaaataaatttgccaGCAGCCATATCCCCCTGTTGCCCAAGACTGGTttcccactgaagctaagcagggttgagcctggtcagtacctaagtgggagacctcctgggaaaactaggttgctgctagAAGAGGTGCTAGTAAGGCCAgaggggggtgctcaccctgtggtctgtgtgggtcctagcaccccagtatcaTCATACCATCCTTTGGATGAGATGATAAACTGAGGTCTTGACTCTCTGTGCTCATAAATAATGCCAGGATCTTTTGAAAAGATTAGTGGTGTGTCAGGTTTATAGTCTGTTTTGTGGtattttcctagtgtttttccctcCTGTGGTTCCTATGTTTTGGTTTCTTCCTTGTCACCCCCTAGTGATTAGTCTGTATTGGTTTccccttgcccatatttgtacttccccttaTTATCTTGTTAAGATGTCACTCCCCTTTGCCTGTGTATATATAGTTATTTGTTCCACACTCCCCTTGTCCGATCTTAATGTTACATTGTGTTGTTGTTCTCCTGGGTTTCTTTTGTTGTGTTAATAAAGTTAAGTGTTTTGTTTATATCCCTGGCTCCAGTGAGTTTACCTCTGGCTCCTCACCTCCAGCACATCGTGACAGAAGATCGGACCAACAAGATGAACTGGGCTGAGTATTCTCTTTTCAACCTGCTGCAGGGGGAACACTCTTTGGAGGCTTATGTGGAGGAGTTCTAGTACTTGTACCATCAGGTGAAATGGAGTGATCAAATGTCAAATGCATACTTCCAGATGGGACTAAAGGATGACTGTTTATTCCAAGCTCTAACTCCGGATGATTGCCATAGACCCGTAGCAGACTTCCTAAATTACGTCCTAGTTCTCTGTGGTTCCACGTTCAGTGTCAATGTGGAGGATTGTAATCCTTATCCCGTCTGGCAGCATGCGATCACCCCACCTCACCAAAAGCCAGCACCCTCCGCATACGTCTCCAACGAGCTTGTTCCCTCTAGGCTTCCCACACTTCCCCAAGTCCGCCAAAGCTCCATGAAACTACTCAGCCCAGTACTGCCGGCCGCCCTCAACCCAGTACCTCAGGCCGCCCTTccagaatctgcacccaagatgtctgccacgccagagtctgcacacaagatggcTGCAGCACCGGCCAAGATGGTGGCCGCGGCagagttcccagccaagatggcggCCACATAAAGTTAACTCCCTGAGGAcggctgtatcgccggcgataccagctcattttttttagatcagcgcaaaagacactaaaaccgcgaactgcttttagaaatgcgtcacttaaatcattcaaactcggtgaatactcagcacatagacagaaaagtggtatctacagaaagcttgagatttatgcttttaaacgaagtaagctttatcgaaaacaaatattctgtgataaagtaaactatatgaaaccaaggagatgtctagtctatccagttgcaactaattatttttaatgtgaccgcgcccactagcgaAATCCCTTTGGcattcaaattagccatgtgctacaagctcggcaaggaccggagtagcctatctgtacgcgaggaaactcccacatcacgcAAACAAAGCAACAGGacttttcaagttcatcttggttacagtttgtttttgaatgaagacatgctgtgaggaataagacttatatttaacTCGATCAGAAGAAGGaggcgatgcgacgcaaacccagcaggaggagacatttacatgagtaagtcttactttcattttcctactagctttcgctgttatttaccttgacaaaacgtgtacacattttactagttagacttattccaaactaaaattcctgactatatcaaatgaaacattatgaagtacgtttgattgcattgcatctctcacgatgccaggatatttataatgttctagaaaaacgatgcgattatgactgtgagatgcatttatgacgatatgtttatgactgtagaatcatacttatttatttatttatttattttattgtataacagtagggtgtaaaagtaatatgagtgcttacactgaatgtatgtttacatcacgtttattagtaatacagtgctaaacgataattattagtttctcagatattacatgtccttttttacattagtacaaatgctagagtctatgactgtatactgacatatgctcctgatatgatttttgttttgtttttgtcgtttttgtagtgatctcaaacctgctcaaaagatgaatcctgccctctttcccttgagtcccttcaaactgttttcctctgagagcactacaaacttcagatgttcaactacactgatattctagtgtaaaacaagttcccttccggagggaactctacgttgcgtcctggttcaggacactttgggaactgccttcagcatgaccggttctgaaacaagctatagaacaacgacagtgaacttgacactgtccggcgccagcctgtgacatcatcaacaggcgcctgctagtataaaagcaggtgcctgagagcacaacaccatctttttgtcttcagagtcctctgttctaaacgagtgagtacagcgatgcctagagaaagaaaactgtttaggaagtgtgcggatccgtgtcagagaaatctgacacttgatgacgcacacgaccttttgtttggtgtgtttaggtgtaagagcacgcgcgctcggctctagaagagcggagcgcgttcattgtgagagtttcactttgaagaaactccattctcgtctggcccttttctcgagggaatcgggccatccatctgccccacgctgctccggtcccgccacagctgaggctgctcggcggccgagattgcggggctcacgggtggagctggctgatgagtttgagagagcgttcaatcgctcgcgcacgtcagccggagacgagaatgccctgctagcggatgatgtgttgtctctcacatcctccggttctgcagcgagtgctcttttggcttcaagccagggcgagcaggaggttgaaatggaacaaatatgagctcgtttgagcccatgcagcctctctgccccgcatatgaagagttgatgtctgttatggaccgcgcggctgcccgcttgtatctacagtggaagcccgcgagggaagaggccgctctcggcagactagacgagcggcttcttccgggccatgacaaagccaactcctgtgagcctcccattccttcctgatctgcttaagagatcgagagggaatgggacaggccatattcagcccgcattcacaggcatcggcatgtgaatcatgctgatgtcgagggaatgcacgggcgcggatatgtgacgatgtctctcgctgacggttgcgaactatctctcagagcgagggacatcgaccctgaaggctccaaagcatatgcggcagtggccggtgctcctctgcacacgatggcagtgttgcagaggcgcaccaggctgatctgctgaaagatctggaccgacccccgggggtttgcatcccttgccggtccacgcctccacctaaacaccggggggaaaccaggcccgtcctggcccaa encodes the following:
- the LOC141285131 gene encoding olfactory receptor 1M1-like: MSSLNGFFSQNITIVHPEFFFITGLSNIPYSSYYYIFLFIVYFKTVLGNSVVLLVIALERGLHSPKYIGVFNLALADIGVTTAVIPNMMKTFFSDSQYISYNACLANMFFVNLFIAVQSFTLVVMAYDRFIAISFALRYHALVNNNVMTLVLLVLWAFNTFVVSLPVSLISRLSFCKSNVIESYYCAYGPVYRLACNVNSINMFMTNFSAVLFFVAPLFIIFLSYMGIFVALSKITTWEARLKALKTCVSHLLLVGIFFLPVISIFIATSITSLTPNAKVMSASLSFALPPMLNPIIYVLNTAEIRVLIRKLLNRRSAAIGKSISK